A single region of the Brassica rapa cultivar Chiifu-401-42 chromosome A03, CAAS_Brap_v3.01, whole genome shotgun sequence genome encodes:
- the LOC103860551 gene encoding agamous-like MADS-box protein AGL8 homolog, which translates to MGRGRVQLKRIENKINRQVTFSKRRSGLLKKAHEISVLCDAEVALVIFSSKGKLFEYSTDSCMERILERYDRYLYSDKQLVGRDISQSENWVLEHAKLKARVEVLEKNKRNFMGEDLDSLSLKELQSLEHQLHAAIKSIRSRKNQAMFESISALQKKDKALQDHNNALLKKIKEREKNTVQQEGQLIQCSNNSSILQPQYCLTSSRDGFVGRVGGDDGGASSLAEPNSLLPAWMLRLATNE; encoded by the exons atggGAAGGGGTAGGGTTCAGCTGAAGAGGATAGAAAACAAGATCAATAGGCAAGTTACTTTCTCAAAGAGAAGGTCTGGTTTGCTCAAGAAAGCTCATGAGATCTCTGTTCTTTGCGATGCTGAGGTTGCCCTCGTCATCTTCTCTTCCAAAGGCAAACTCTTCGAATATTCCACCGACTCTTG CATGGAAAGGATACTTGAACGCTACGATCGCTATTTGTATTCAGACAAACAACTTGTAGGCCGAGACATTTCACAGAGT GAAAATTGGGTTCTAGAACATGCTAAGCTCAAGGCAAGAGTTGAGGTACTCGAGAAGAACAAAAG GAACTTTATGGGGGAAGATCTTGATTCTTTGAGCTTAAAGGAGCTCCAAAGCTTGGAGCATCAGCTCCATGCTGCTATCAAGAGCATTAGGTCAAGAAAG AACCAAGCTATGTTCGAATCCATATCGGCGCTCCAGAAGAAG GATAAGGCCTTGCAAGATCACAACAATGCGCTTCTCAAAAAG ATTAAGGAGAGGGAGAAGAACACGGTTCAGCAAGAAGGACAACTAATCCAATGCTCCAACAATTCTTCAATTCTTCAGCCCCAATACTGCTTAACCTCCTCCAG AGATGGCTTTGTGGGGAGAGTTGGGGGAGACGACGGCGGTGCATCATCACTGGCGGAACCAAACTCTCTTCTTCCGGCTTGGATGTTACGCCTTGCAACGAATGAGTAG